The DNA sequence GGCACACCCGCCTCGGGGTTGTCGCGCAGCACGCCGAGGATCTCACGCAGCTCCGAGAGCGCGTCGCGTCCGGTGTTGCGGATCAGGGCGGCGCTCTGGGCGGTGCGCTCGTCCGAGGCGGACACCTCCAGCCCGCCGGCGTGCAGCACCATCAGGCTGACCCGGTGGGCCACCACGTCGTGCATCTCGCGGGCGATGCGGGTGCGCTCGGCGGAGATGGCCTGGTCGGCGAGCAGGTACTGTTCCCGTTCCAGCCGCTCGGCGCGCTCGCGCAGGTTGAGGATGAGCGCACGGCGGGTACCGATCCACAGGCCCACCGCCAACGGCAGCCCCCAGAACATCAGCAGCAGGCTGATGGCCGGGGCCGGCGCCATGCCGTCGGCGGTGGAGACGGCCAGGAAGCACACCGTCAGCCCGAGGGTCCACACGGCGAGCCGGCGCCGCTCGTCGAACCAGGCGGCGTAGGTGAACAGCGCCAGGGGGGCCAGCCCGAAGTCGCCGTAGCCGACGAGCGCGGCCGCCGCCGTCCACAGCAGCAGCGCGGGGTGGCTGCGGCGAAGCAGTACGGCGGTGCAGACCGTGGTGGTGACCGCCAGCGTTCCACCGGCGACCGCGAGGACGGCGGGAACTCCCCCGGTGATTCCGGTCACGGATCGGGCCGCCCCCGCCGCCAGGACGAGCAGCCCCTGCGGCTCCCCCACCAGCATCAGGGGGGTCCACGGGAAGAACATCGCCGCCAGCAGCCAGTCGGCGGCGCGGTGGCGCCGGTCCCACCAGCGGGCCCACCACGGGCGCCGCCGCGCCGTGCCGGTGTCCGCCGAGGCCGCGGCGCCTGCGGGAGGTGCTGTGCGGTCCTTGGCCATGTTTCGGGAGTCTATGCCGGGCCGCACCCGGCACAGGGCGGCCGACCTGCGGCGAAGCTTGTGCACCGACGAAGGTCGGTACGCCGCGCCCGAGCCGGTCAGCGTGGTCGGCTCGGCCTCCGGCGGGCAGCATGACCGCCGCCGGGCCCGGGTGGCCCCCCGACGAAAGTCGGGGGCCGATACCGCCCGAAGTGCGGACGCGGGCGCGAACGGGGGGTCTTTCGCCACCGCGGATCTCGGCTCGGCGGTCGATGCCGCGGGGCCGCGCGCGGCCGTAGCGTTTCCGGGTGCGGCGCGCCGAGCCGGACACCGCAACGGCGCCGCCTGCCGACTCAGTACACCCGACCACAGGTCTGGAGAACCCCACGTGAGCCAGAGCGCGGCCTCGGCCGCCCCAGCATCCGAGCACACCGCCACCCCGCCGGTCGTCGTCGCACGCGACCTCGCCAAGGTCTACGGCGACGCCCAGTCGGGCGTGCGCGCCCTGGACGGCGTCAGCGTCGAGTTCGCCCGCGGAGCTTTCACCGCGATCATGGGGCCGTCGGGCTCGGGCAAGTCCACGCTGATGCACTGCCTGGCCGGCCTGGACACCGTCTCGTCGGGGACGGTGCACCTGGGCCGGACCGAGATCACCCGGCTGCGCGACAAGCAGCTCACCCTGCTGCGCCGCGACCGGATCGGCTTCATCTTCCAGTCGTTCAACCTGCTTCCGATGCTCACGGCCGAGCAGAACATCCTGCTGCCCGGCCGCATCGCCAAGCGCAAACACGACCCCGCGCGCTTCGAGCGCATCGTGGAGGTGGTGGGGCTGGGCGACCGGCTCGGCCACCTGCCCTCGGCGCTCTCCGGCGGCCAGCAGCAGCGGGTGGCGGTGGCCCGCGCCCTGCTGGGCGACCCCGAAGTCGTCTACGCCGACGAGCCCACCGGCAACCTGGACTCCCGCTCGGGTGCCGAGGTACTGGGCTTCCTGCGCGACTCGGCACGGGAGATGGGCCAGACGATCATCATGGTCACCCACGACCCCGTGGCGGCCTCCTACGCCGACCGCGTCGTGTTCCTGCGCGACGGGCGCCTGGTCGACGAGGTGCAGTCCCCCACCGCCGAGACCGTGCTCGACCGCCTGGTGAAGCTGGAGTCCTGAGCCCTCATGCTGCGCACCACACTCGCCGGCCTGCGCCTGCACAAGGGCCGGCTCGTCACGACCGCACTCGCCATCGCCCTGGGCGTCATGTTCGTCTCGGGGACGCTGGTCTTCT is a window from the Streptomonospora litoralis genome containing:
- a CDS encoding sensor histidine kinase, producing the protein MAKDRTAPPAGAAASADTGTARRRPWWARWWDRRHRAADWLLAAMFFPWTPLMLVGEPQGLLVLAAGAARSVTGITGGVPAVLAVAGGTLAVTTTVCTAVLLRRSHPALLLWTAAAALVGYGDFGLAPLALFTYAAWFDERRRLAVWTLGLTVCFLAVSTADGMAPAPAISLLLMFWGLPLAVGLWIGTRRALILNLRERAERLEREQYLLADQAISAERTRIAREMHDVVAHRVSLMVLHAGGLEVSASDERTAQSAALIRNTGRDALSELREILGVLRDNPEAGVPTAPQPILADLSRLLGEWRAAGMPVEDTSAGTPAGLSAQTERTAYRIVQEALTNAAKHAPRSPVRVHLEHGPETLEITVDNAPPPTIPVDPPPGSGYGLAGLRERITLAGGTLHTGPRPDGGWRVAAVLPGARTGGAQRQGASG
- a CDS encoding ABC transporter ATP-binding protein, which translates into the protein MSQSAASAAPASEHTATPPVVVARDLAKVYGDAQSGVRALDGVSVEFARGAFTAIMGPSGSGKSTLMHCLAGLDTVSSGTVHLGRTEITRLRDKQLTLLRRDRIGFIFQSFNLLPMLTAEQNILLPGRIAKRKHDPARFERIVEVVGLGDRLGHLPSALSGGQQQRVAVARALLGDPEVVYADEPTGNLDSRSGAEVLGFLRDSAREMGQTIIMVTHDPVAASYADRVVFLRDGRLVDEVQSPTAETVLDRLVKLES